Below is a window of Candidatus Trichorickettsia mobilis DNA.
AATTACTCAGGATCATTTCGGCTCACTGGAAATAAGTAATGCTCCACAGGGTGGAGCTATAATAAAGTTAACATTCAACTTAACTGAATTAAAATCTAAGTTACAACATAGATTACAAAATGTTAACTTTTAACCTTTTTGTAAAGAAAAAAGGCTAATGTGGCAAAAATACAGTAAAAATTGTTGCTTTATTTTTTATGAATAGCTAATCTGAACAATAGTTAAAGAGCTGAATTCATTTTAGCTTCTTTAAAAGAGATCTTGAATAGATCCCAAAGGCTTTTTGGAACTACTTAGAATTCGCCTGAAAGTCGACTGTCAAAGCAGATTCTAAGCTATTGTAAGAGAGTATTCAATAAACTATGTCAAATTGTCATTGTGGAGAGCTTTGCCCGAAACAATCTAGAAAGGCTTGCTAACTCTTTACAAACTGGGTTGCCACAGCCAGTTATGACTTCGCAATGACGTATTTTAACTTAATTGACATAGTTCATTGAACACTCTCGTTTGTAATGAATCTACATTCGGCAAGTAATAACCATTCTTTATACACATTATATATAGGTAATTTATTATGTCTTTAGATGTTCTTATAATTGACGATGAAGCTGATATTCGTGACCTGATTTCAGATATTTTAAAAGATGAAGGGTTTAATTCAAGAGTAGCCGCAAATAGCACTCAAACCTTTAAATTGATTTCTGAGAAAGTTCCTTCTGCAATAATTCTCGATATATGGTTACAAGGGAGCGATTTAGATGGTCTTGGCATCTTAGAAATTATCAAAAAACGCTATCCATTAATGCCAGTAGTAGTTATTAGTGGACACGGCACTATAGAAACAGCAGTTAGTGCAATTAAAATGGGAGCTTATGACTATTTAGAAAAACCATTTACTCATGATCGATTGATGATTGTATTAAAAAGAGCTTGTGAAGCCGCAAAACTAAAACGTGAAAATCTAGATCTAAAGTCAAAAGTAGTAGACAAAACAGAATTAGTAGGAGCATCTTCTTCTACAATTAAACTTAAGTCTGATATTGAAAAAGTAGCTCCCACTTCTGGTAGAGTAATGATTCATGGTGAAATGGGTAGTGGCAAAGAATTAGCAGCACGTTTAATACATAAAAAATCCAAGAAAGCTCATGGCCCATTTATTGTATTTAGCCCAACTTGTATGTCTACAGACAAAATGCAGCAAGAATTATTTGGAGAACCTGAACGCCAAGATGCTAATAGTGTTTTTACTAAACGTCTTAGCGTGCTGGAAGCTGCTAATAATGGCACCATCTATATTGATGAGGTTGGTGACTTAGCAATGCCTATCCAAATAAAACTACTGAAATTTTTACAAGATCAAATACTTGAAAAACCTGCAACCGGCAAAAGCTTAAAAGTAGATATAAGGTTTATTACTGCTACTACCAAAAATTTGCAAAATGAAATTAATCAAGGTCGCTTTAGACAGGATTTATATTATCGTTTAAATGTAGTACCGATTAAAGTACCTTCTCTATCTGAAAGAAAAGACGATATTCCTTTATTAGTAAAATATTTTATAAAGCAGCTGGCC
It encodes the following:
- a CDS encoding sigma-54 dependent transcriptional regulator, with the translated sequence MMSLDVLIIDDEADIRDLISDILKDEGFNSRVAANSTQTFKLISEKVPSAIILDIWLQGSDLDGLGILEIIKKRYPLMPVVVISGHGTIETAVSAIKMGAYDYLEKPFTHDRLMIVLKRACEAAKLKRENLDLKSKVVDKTELVGASSSTIKLKSDIEKVAPTSGRVMIHGEMGSGKELAARLIHKKSKKAHGPFIVFSPTCMSTDKMQQELFGEPERQDANSVFTKRLSVLEAANNGTIYIDEVGDLAMPIQIKLLKFLQDQILEKPATGKSLKVDIRFITATTKNLQNEINQGRFRQDLYYRLNVVPIKVPSLSERKDDIPLLVKYFIKQLAKFSGLKEREFSEDTMAALQAYNWSGNVRQLRNVIEWTLIMNPVSVGGYEIIKPDMLPSDILNHGVTITKPDNNLDMMSMPLREAREVFERQYLSAQMSRFNNNISKTSSFVGMERSALHRKLKLLSIHTASAKMRDEEYQEEQL